The sequence below is a genomic window from Providencia rettgeri.
ACCTTTCTGAAATCAAGGAAGAAGTTTTAAAAGACGTTCAAGACGAACTACGTAAATCTTTAAAAAAGGCTTTTTCTGGTAGCAAGAATATAAGGATTAAGTAATGCCAGTAACTATTGATGCAGGTGATGTGATAGCTGGATTAGCTTTCCTTTTATCTGGCTACGCAACATGGCAAACGGTCAGCTTTAATAAGAGGCAGAAGTCACTTGTCGAAAGCCAGGAAAAGCTAAACACCATTCTCTTGGAAAAAGAAAATGAAGATGCTCTGAAAGGAAAACAAGCTGACCTTGGTGCATCAATTATAAAACTTGGCAGCAGTAAGTATCGGCTTAAGGTTTGGAATAAAGGTGCTGCTACTGCAAGAAACGTCAGAATTGAGTTCCCCGAAGGTAACGATTTAGTTATTGAATCAGAAGTGACTGACAAATTTCCAATGGAAAGCCTCGAAAAGTATCAAGCCGTTGAGCTAATAGCCGCTGTTCATATGCAAACGAAACGAAAGCATGTTGTTCGGCTAGTTTGGGAGGATGATGCCCAGTCTTACAATGAAAAGCTGTCTTACCCCACACTGTAATGTAACTGTCGGTTTTCTCACTAGAACGAAGACAACTACAGATAAATGCATATTTCTTTCGGCTATCTAACATCTTCAGTTGCTACAGAACCTTCACACTATCGTGTCGGAGGTTCACTATGTTCAAAAACCTATTTTTTCAAACCAAAGCACTACCAGAACTGTCATCGCAACTGGATACAGAAATTCCACGCTACCCGCCATTCCTGAAAGGGTTGCCAGCTGCGTCCCCCGAGGATTTGCAGTCTACACAAGACGAGCTAATTGCCAAACTGCGCCAGGTACTTGGCTTTAACCTGCGTGATTTTCAAAGGCTAATTCAGCCCTGCATTGATCATCTGGCTGCTTATGTTCATTTGTTGCCAGCTTCTGAGCATCATCATCACAGTGGCGCTGGTGGTTTATTACGTCATTCGTTGGAAGTTGCTTTCTGGGCTGCACAAGCTGCTGAAGGGATCATCTTTGTTGCCAGTGGCACACCGGTTGAAAAAAAAGAGCTGGAACCAAGGTGGCGTGTTGCGGCGGCATTAGGCGGTTTGTTCCATGATATTGGTAAGCCTGTTTCAGACTTGTCCATTACAGACGAAGATGGACGCTATCAGTGGAACCCTTTTTTAGAAACCTTATCTCAGTGGACCACTAATAACAGCATTGAACGCTATTTCATTCGCTGGCGCGACGGACGGTGTAAGCGGCACGAGCAATTTTCAATTCTGGTGTTAAACCGGGTGATGACACCTGAATTGCTCGCCTGGTTAACCCAACCGGGCCCTGAAATTTTGCAAGCCATGCTGGAAGCAATTGGCAATACCGATCCAGAGCATGTCCTGTCCAAATTGGTTATTGAAGCTGACCAAACCAGTGTCCAGCGAGACCTGAAAGCTCAACGCATTTCCGTTGACGACAATGCCCTTGGTGTCCCAGTCGAACGCTATCTACTTGATGCCATGAGGCGATTACTTGCCAGTTCGCAATGGCTGGTTAATCAGCGAGATGCCAGAGTCTGGGTACGAAAATCCAATCAATCAACCCATCTTTACCTGGTTTGGAAAAGCGCGGCTAAGGACATCATTGAGCTGTTGGCCAAAGACAAGATACCTGGCATTCCACGAGATCCCGATACCCTTGCGGACATCCTCATTGAGCGAGGATTGGCCACTAAATCCACCTCAAATGAGCGATATGAAAGCCTTGCCCCTGAAGTGCTGATCAAAGACGACAAGCCAATCTGGTTAGCCATGCTGCATATAGTTGAGGCCGATTTATTGTTCAGCTCGAATGTACCAAGTGGTGTGACACTGTTTAGTAAACCTGATTGGGAAGCAACACAACAAACACAAGCAGAGCCTCAGAGTCGCTCCAGTGAGCATTTAGACTTGCCTGAAGCGTCATCATCAATTGAACTCAGCAATTCGGCTGAGTCGCCATCGACAAAATCATCCGAACAAGATGATGAACTTCGTCATGCCAGTGATGTTAATCACCTTCAGGCAACTGAAAATGTTCCGGGTGATGGATGCGAAAAGCCTAACGATTCAAACGATGCCACTATCTCAAATAACGTAAACCAGCACGATGCAGACGCATTTAATCTCCCTGAATCTTTGGCGTGGCTCCCAGAGGCCAGCAGTGCGTTGATTATGGCTGGTGAACAGATACTGATCCGCTATCCCGATGCCGTAAGACCTTGGTGTGCACCCCGAAAACTGCTTGCTGAACTAAGTCGATTAGATTGGCTTGAACTAGATCCCGCAAACCCGACACGTAAGGCCAGAACTGTGACTACGAATGATGGCGTTCAGGAGCAAGGGTTGCTGCTGAAAGTATCGATTTCTAAAGGGCTTACTTCACTGATTGACCTTCCTAAACAAGACGCAGAATCAGCGGTAGCAATTCAGAACGAAGAGGCTTCACAGCGTCCGAGTCGAACTGAGACAACCAATGCCCAAGCAAGAGAGCCCGCCAAAAGAGCGGAGCGTAAGCAAAAGCCGATTGCGCCCAATGCGAACTCAAGTACAGACCCCAAAAACGCGCAGCGGCAACAGATGGTTAATTTTGTGAAAGATTTGCCCATCTTACTGACCGATGGCGATTACCCAGACGTGGATCATAGTGCCGATGGTATTCGCGTCACGATTCAAACCTTACGCCAAGTCGCCAATGCACATGGCATTCCAGCCGGGCAATTGCTTCGGGGGATCTCGGCCAGTGACCAATGCCAGTTTGATGAGGGGGAAACGGTTCTGTTTACCGCTCACGCTAAGCGTTAATCCATTTGAAATTAAGCGGATTGCAAACGGTTATTTTGCGGAGCATGAATGAAAGAAAACGCATACGAGATGCCTTGGCGCACGAACTATGAAGCCATGGCAGCAGCAGGTTGGCTGGTTGGGGCCACTGGGGCGATTGCGGCAGAAATACTGACTGAGCTACCACCTGAGCCATTTTGGTGGATGACAGGGATTTCCTCGGGCATGGCGTTGTACCGCCTGCCTGAGGCTTACCGACTTTATAAGTTGCAGAAGGGATTAAAAGGTAAGCCATTGGCTTTTATGGAGCTTTCGCATTTACAAAAGGTGATGGCAAAACATCCTGATGAATTGTGGTTAGGGTATGGCTTTGAGTGGGATCAACGTCATGCCCAACGCGCTTATGAAATCCTAAAGCGGGATAAGCAAACCTTGCTTAACCAAGGTCACGGCAAGCAAATGGGTTCGACCTGGATTCATGGTGTCGAGCCCAAAGAAGAAGATGTGTACCAGCCAGTTGGTCACACAGAGGGGCATACCTTAATTGTCGGCACGACCGGTGCCGGAAAAACTCGATGCTTTGATGCGATGATCACTCAGGCCATTTTACGCAATGAAGCCGTGATTATTATTGACCCCAAGGGAGACAAAGAACTTAAGGATAATGCACAGCGAGCCTGTATTGCCGCCGGTAGTCCTGAGCGCTTTGTGTATTTTCATCCGGGTTTTCCTGAGCATTCAGTACGTCTTAATCCCTTGAGGAACTTTAACCGGGGTACTGAAATTGCCAGCCGGATTGCGGCACTAATCCCCTCTGAAACCGGTGCTGATCCATTTAAAGCCTTTGGCCAAATGGCACTGAATAACATAGTGCAAGGTTTGTTGCTTACTTCACAGCGTCCTGATCTGAAAACGTTGAGGCGATTTTTGGAAGGCGGTCCAGAAGGCTTGGTAGTAAAAGCAGTCACGGCTTGGGGTGAGCAGGTATATCCGAACTTTAGTGTGGAGATTAAGCGCTTTACCGAAAAGGCCAATACCTTGGCTAAACAAGCCATGGCGATGCTGCTTTTCTACTACGAACGCATTCAGTCAGTTGCCGCCAATACCGATTTAGAGGGGCTATTGAGCATGTTTGAGCATGATAGAACCCACTATTCTAAGATGGTGGCTTCACTGATGCCGGTGCTCAATATGCTCACCTCAAGTGAATTAGGCCCACTGTTATCACCGATTGCAAACGATGTGGATGACAGCCGGTTAATTACGGATTCTGGTCGAATTATCAACAATGCCCAAGTGGCGTATATCGGCTTGGATTCATTAACCGACGCCATGGTTGGCAGCGCCATTGGTTCGTTGCTTTTATCGGATCTCACCGCCGTGGCCGGTGACCGCTATAACTATGGTGTTGAAAATCGTCCCGTAAATATCTTCATCGATGAGGCGGCTGAAGTCGTCAACGATCCCTTCATTCAACTTCTCAACAAAGGCCGTGGCGCAAAAATGCGTTGTGTGATTGCTACTCAGACATTTGCTGACTTTGCTGCTCGTACAGGCAGTGAGGCTAAGGCCCGTCAGGTGTTGGGCAACATCAACAACCTGATAGCTCTTCGGGTGATGGATGCCGAAACGCAGCAGTACATTACCGACAATCTGCCTAAGACTCGGTTGCAGTACATCATGCAAACTCAAGGTATGTCGTCCAACTCGGACAGCCCCGCCTTGTTTACCGGCAATCATGGCGAACGCTTGATGGAGGAAGAAGGCGATATGTTTCCACCGCAGTTATTAGGCCAGCTCCCCAACCTGGAGTACATCGCCAAGCTTTCAGGTGGCCGCGTGATCAAAGGTCGCATTCCTATTTTAACCAGCTCTACACAGGCAGCATAAGGAGTCTGTATGCATCATTCTGTCTGTCTGAAAATGACAACACTTACCAGTAAAGAAATGCTCGCTCAGTGGCAGCAACATAACCCCCAGTTCAAGGAAGCTTTAAGACTGCTTGAAACCGACTGGCCTCATGCTTTGGCCTCGGTGTATTGCTTGGCGGACTACTTAACGGACGCGTTCACGTTAGATGGCCATTCCATCTTTGATTTGTGTCTGTGTAATGGTTTGGGCAGTTATGAAGAAGTCAGTTGTGATGATGATAGTGTACGCCTTTGGCATTTCATTGAGGCACTGACCTGGACTGCCGCCAGTGCTTTAACGGGGATTCGCCTGTGTGATCCTGACCATTTCGAGTGGGCCGCCGTAGATGGTGTGTATTTCCACACCTGGATTCGTAATCGTCCA
It includes:
- the mobH gene encoding MobH family relaxase, encoding MFKNLFFQTKALPELSSQLDTEIPRYPPFLKGLPAASPEDLQSTQDELIAKLRQVLGFNLRDFQRLIQPCIDHLAAYVHLLPASEHHHHSGAGGLLRHSLEVAFWAAQAAEGIIFVASGTPVEKKELEPRWRVAAALGGLFHDIGKPVSDLSITDEDGRYQWNPFLETLSQWTTNNSIERYFIRWRDGRCKRHEQFSILVLNRVMTPELLAWLTQPGPEILQAMLEAIGNTDPEHVLSKLVIEADQTSVQRDLKAQRISVDDNALGVPVERYLLDAMRRLLASSQWLVNQRDARVWVRKSNQSTHLYLVWKSAAKDIIELLAKDKIPGIPRDPDTLADILIERGLATKSTSNERYESLAPEVLIKDDKPIWLAMLHIVEADLLFSSNVPSGVTLFSKPDWEATQQTQAEPQSRSSEHLDLPEASSSIELSNSAESPSTKSSEQDDELRHASDVNHLQATENVPGDGCEKPNDSNDATISNNVNQHDADAFNLPESLAWLPEASSALIMAGEQILIRYPDAVRPWCAPRKLLAELSRLDWLELDPANPTRKARTVTTNDGVQEQGLLLKVSISKGLTSLIDLPKQDAESAVAIQNEEASQRPSRTETTNAQAREPAKRAERKQKPIAPNANSSTDPKNAQRQQMVNFVKDLPILLTDGDYPDVDHSADGIRVTIQTLRQVANAHGIPAGQLLRGISASDQCQFDEGETVLFTAHAKR
- the traD gene encoding conjugative transfer system coupling protein TraD (Members of this protein family are the putative conjugative coupling factor, TraD, as the term is used for the SXT and TOL plasmid systems.), giving the protein MKENAYEMPWRTNYEAMAAAGWLVGATGAIAAEILTELPPEPFWWMTGISSGMALYRLPEAYRLYKLQKGLKGKPLAFMELSHLQKVMAKHPDELWLGYGFEWDQRHAQRAYEILKRDKQTLLNQGHGKQMGSTWIHGVEPKEEDVYQPVGHTEGHTLIVGTTGAGKTRCFDAMITQAILRNEAVIIIDPKGDKELKDNAQRACIAAGSPERFVYFHPGFPEHSVRLNPLRNFNRGTEIASRIAALIPSETGADPFKAFGQMALNNIVQGLLLTSQRPDLKTLRRFLEGGPEGLVVKAVTAWGEQVYPNFSVEIKRFTEKANTLAKQAMAMLLFYYERIQSVAANTDLEGLLSMFEHDRTHYSKMVASLMPVLNMLTSSELGPLLSPIANDVDDSRLITDSGRIINNAQVAYIGLDSLTDAMVGSAIGSLLLSDLTAVAGDRYNYGVENRPVNIFIDEAAEVVNDPFIQLLNKGRGAKMRCVIATQTFADFAARTGSEAKARQVLGNINNLIALRVMDAETQQYITDNLPKTRLQYIMQTQGMSSNSDSPALFTGNHGERLMEEEGDMFPPQLLGQLPNLEYIAKLSGGRVIKGRIPILTSSTQAA
- a CDS encoding conjugative transfer protein, whose protein sequence is MHHSVCLKMTTLTSKEMLAQWQQHNPQFKEALRLLETDWPHALASVYCLADYLTDAFTLDGHSIFDLCLCNGLGSYEEVSCDDDSVRLWHFIEALTWTAASALTGIRLCDPDHFEWAAVDGVYFHTWIRNRPNRMAYLAEGRIEVRYVSGHTTTKRLQQVIKARIMTSTVAAMLARVEEDVWHEQA